The following are encoded together in the Montipora capricornis isolate CH-2021 chromosome 5, ASM3666992v2, whole genome shotgun sequence genome:
- the LOC138049501 gene encoding uncharacterized protein, which translates to MQCWRSNRLLACGGSGKAGVYKLAESILSKLLTALEMEKADKAMFEGSPRVVQCSLSFTLVKDLLQCMLTAYSSTFAYGASNELYPRFLALHLPTLQNVCPSWGLVHHWSFFKRCCLSMNEVIYPPTSAQRIKD; encoded by the exons ATGCAGTGCTGGAGGAGCAACCGCCTTTTGGCTTGTGGAGGAAGCGGTAAAGCAGGCGTGTACAAGCTTGCTGAAAGCATCCTTTCTAAATTGCTCACTGCTCTTGAAATGGAGAAGGCAGATAAAGCTATGTTTGAG GGTTCCCCCCGTGTGGTCCAATGCAGCCTATCCTTCACTCTGGTCAAAGACTTGCTTCAATGTATGTTAACAGCG TATAGTTCCACCTTTGCATATGGAGCCTCGAATGAACTTTATCCCAGATTCCTTGCTTTACACTTGCCTACTTTACAAAATGTCTGCCCTTCCTGGGGTCTTGTCCACCACTG GTCATTCTTCAAACGTTGCTGTTTATCTATGAATGAAGTGATCTACCCTCCAACTTCAGCTCAACGAATAAAAgactaa